A single Pseudodesulfovibrio aespoeensis Aspo-2 DNA region contains:
- the kdsB gene encoding 3-deoxy-manno-octulosonate cytidylyltransferase, translating into MSIFPECHGIIPARYESSRFPGKPLVEIKGRPMFWHVHNRASRCPQLGSVTLATDDARIFDAARRLDVPVVMTGSHHQSGTDRVLEAAQLLGIAPDAVVVNIQGDEPCLEPEMLTELLTPFRSPGVRVATLATPIGPDKAGSPDRVKVVRARNGRALYFSRAVVPYDRDAAPGGYLLHIGLYAFRMEALRRFGQLEPSPLELREKLEQLRLLEDGMDIYVTETRHACHGVDRPDDLEIVKHILEND; encoded by the coding sequence ATGAGCATATTCCCCGAGTGTCACGGAATCATCCCGGCGAGGTACGAATCCTCCCGGTTTCCGGGCAAGCCCCTGGTCGAGATCAAGGGCAGGCCCATGTTCTGGCACGTCCACAACCGGGCCAGCCGCTGCCCGCAGCTTGGCAGCGTCACCCTGGCCACGGACGATGCGCGCATCTTTGACGCCGCCCGCAGGCTCGATGTGCCGGTGGTCATGACCGGCAGCCACCACCAGAGCGGCACGGACCGGGTGCTGGAGGCCGCGCAGCTGCTCGGCATCGCGCCCGATGCCGTGGTGGTCAACATCCAGGGCGACGAGCCCTGCCTTGAGCCGGAGATGCTGACCGAACTGTTGACCCCGTTCAGGTCGCCCGGAGTGCGCGTGGCCACGCTGGCCACACCCATCGGCCCGGACAAGGCGGGATCGCCGGACCGCGTCAAGGTGGTCCGGGCGCGCAATGGCCGGGCGCTCTATTTCTCGCGCGCCGTGGTCCCCTATGACCGGGACGCCGCGCCCGGAGGCTATCTGCTCCATATCGGACTGTACGCCTTTCGCATGGAGGCCCTACGACGATTCGGGCAGCTTGAGCCTAGCCCGCTCGAACTGCGGGAAAAACTCGAACAGCTCCGCCTGCTCGAAGACGGCATGGACATTTACGTGACCGAGACGAGGCACGCCTGCCACGGGGTGGACAGGCCCGACGACCTCGAAATAGTGAAGCATATTCTGGAGAACGACTGA